The proteins below come from a single Polynucleobacter sp. MWH-UH23A genomic window:
- a CDS encoding polysaccharide deacetylase family protein, which produces MAKIALKVDVDTLRGTKEGVPNLARTLDRFGLKATFLFSLGPDHTGWALKRVFRPGFLKKVSRTSVVEHYGIKTLLYGVLLPGPDIGKKAAAQMRAIDQAGHETGIHTWDHVAWQDAVRHQDAAWTKTMMQKSWNRFIEIFGHPPVTYGAAGWQMNEAAFEQLDQWGIQYSSDGRAEPNLMPYRLALSSGNTKHVQYPTTLPTFDELIGIDGANEFGAVNKILEITNSNPNDQVFTLHAELEGQKLLPAFEKLLMGWLNQGHDLVTMGELHQSWKATKQLDKIAVLPLTWGEIPNRSGELIIQ; this is translated from the coding sequence ATGGCTAAGATTGCTCTCAAGGTAGATGTTGATACCTTACGCGGCACTAAAGAAGGTGTTCCCAATTTAGCTCGAACCTTAGATCGCTTTGGTTTGAAGGCTACGTTCTTATTTAGCCTTGGTCCAGACCATACTGGCTGGGCACTCAAACGTGTCTTTCGCCCAGGCTTCCTAAAGAAAGTAAGTCGCACCTCAGTAGTTGAGCACTACGGAATCAAAACCCTGCTCTACGGAGTTTTACTCCCAGGTCCAGACATTGGAAAAAAAGCTGCTGCGCAGATGCGCGCCATCGATCAGGCTGGTCATGAAACCGGTATTCATACTTGGGACCATGTCGCATGGCAAGATGCTGTTCGCCACCAAGATGCGGCGTGGACAAAAACGATGATGCAGAAAAGCTGGAATCGCTTTATTGAAATTTTTGGACACCCTCCAGTGACCTATGGTGCTGCTGGATGGCAAATGAATGAAGCCGCTTTTGAGCAACTTGATCAATGGGGTATTCAATATTCTTCTGATGGTCGCGCTGAACCTAATCTCATGCCTTATCGTTTAGCGCTTTCCTCCGGCAATACCAAGCATGTGCAATACCCCACTACGCTGCCTACATTTGATGAACTCATTGGGATTGATGGCGCCAATGAGTTTGGTGCAGTAAACAAGATTCTGGAAATTACCAACAGCAATCCCAATGATCAAGTCTTCACCTTGCACGCCGAGCTTGAGGGGCAAAAGCTCCTTCCTGCCTTTGAAAAGCTGCTGATGGGCTGGCTAAATCAAGGCCACGACCTCGTTACCATGGGCGAACTTCACCAATCTTGGAAAGCCACTAAGCAACTCGATAAAATAGCTGTATTACCGTTAACTTGGGGTGAAATACCCAATCGAAGCGGTGAGTTGATTATTCAATAA
- a CDS encoding peroxiredoxin, with protein MTVAIGKPIPACAIPATSGLTFTPDSAKGKKLVLYFYPKDMTPGCTAESGEFRDNIAAFTKANTLIVGVSRDSLKSHDNFRSKLELPFELVADTEEKLCQLFGVIKMKNMYGKQVRGIERSTFLFDSSGKLVKEWRGLKVPGHVTEVLEAAKAAK; from the coding sequence ATGACAGTAGCTATCGGCAAACCCATTCCAGCATGTGCGATTCCTGCGACATCCGGTCTTACTTTTACCCCGGATTCCGCCAAAGGAAAAAAACTGGTTCTCTACTTTTATCCAAAAGATATGACACCAGGATGTACCGCTGAGTCTGGAGAGTTTCGTGACAACATCGCGGCTTTTACTAAAGCCAATACTTTAATTGTTGGGGTATCCCGAGATAGCCTCAAATCCCACGACAACTTTCGTAGCAAGTTAGAGCTTCCTTTTGAGCTTGTTGCTGATACCGAAGAGAAGCTTTGCCAACTATTTGGTGTCATCAAAATGAAAAATATGTATGGCAAACAAGTGCGCGGTATCGAACGTAGCACCTTCCTTTTTGACTCCAGCGGTAAGCTAGTTAAAGAGTGGCGCGGCCTGAAAGTTCCAGGACATGTGACCGAAGTCTTAGAGGCTGCCAAAGCCGCTAAATGA